In Streptomyces nojiriensis, one genomic interval encodes:
- a CDS encoding PH domain-containing protein, whose translation MAESAAQPATPALPVTFRPTRTRVVLLGVGLAMFATITAIALLLENLSPGERISFVFTAVLLSSVLVLLSRPKVVADETGVTVVNLTNTRRLEWAQILRVNLRPGDPWVFLDLSDGTSLPALGIQPGIAKQQAIGDARALRALAETHGTGTGDH comes from the coding sequence ATGGCCGAGTCCGCCGCCCAGCCCGCCACACCCGCCCTGCCGGTCACTTTCCGGCCGACCCGCACCCGGGTCGTACTCCTGGGCGTCGGCCTCGCCATGTTCGCCACCATCACGGCGATCGCCCTGCTGCTGGAGAACCTCAGCCCGGGCGAGCGGATCAGCTTCGTCTTCACCGCCGTCCTGCTGAGCTCCGTACTCGTCCTGCTCAGCCGCCCCAAGGTGGTCGCGGACGAGACCGGCGTCACGGTCGTCAACCTGACCAACACCCGCCGCCTGGAGTGGGCCCAGATCCTGCGCGTCAACCTCCGCCCGGGCGACCCGTGGGTGTTCCTCGACCTCAGCGACGGCACCAGCCTGCCCGCCCTCGGCATCCAGCCGGGCATCGCCAAGCAGCAGGCGATCGGCGACGCCCGCGCCCTGCGCGCCCTGGCCGAAACCCACGGAACGGGCACCGGCGACCACTGA
- the ribH gene encoding 6,7-dimethyl-8-ribityllumazine synthase, which translates to MSGKGAPELSVKNCGDLRVAVIAAQWHEKVMDGLVDGALRALHELGIDEPTLLRVPGSFELPVVAKVLAGRGYDAIVALGVVIRGGTPHFDYVCQGVTQGLVQVSIDTGVPVGFGVLTCDNDEQALDRAGLEGSNEDKGHEAVTAAVSTAMTLRTVSEPWR; encoded by the coding sequence GTGAGCGGCAAGGGCGCACCCGAACTGAGCGTGAAGAACTGCGGAGACCTCCGAGTCGCCGTGATCGCGGCCCAGTGGCACGAGAAGGTCATGGACGGACTGGTCGACGGAGCCCTGCGGGCCCTGCACGAGCTGGGCATCGACGAGCCCACCCTGCTCCGGGTCCCCGGCAGCTTCGAGCTCCCGGTCGTGGCGAAGGTACTGGCCGGTCGCGGTTACGATGCCATCGTCGCCCTCGGAGTGGTCATCCGCGGCGGCACCCCGCACTTCGACTACGTCTGCCAGGGCGTCACCCAGGGCCTGGTACAGGTGTCGATCGACACCGGAGTCCCCGTCGGCTTCGGAGTACTGACCTGCGACAACGACGAGCAGGCGCTGGACCGCGCCGGCCTCGAGGGGTCGAACGAGGACAAGGGGCACGAAGCGGTCACCGCCGCCGTCTCCACCGCCATGACCCTGCGCACCGTCAGCGAACCCTGGCGCTGA
- a CDS encoding chitinase C-terminal domain-containing protein: MPSPTRTRAMLLASGAAIAGLLVGGLSAGVSHAADNEGCRPDGLYKTTGVDVPYCSVYDSEGREKMGADHQRRVIGYFTGWRTGKDGAPAYLANNIPWSKVTHLNYAFAHVGADNKISVGSDGVNNAATGMTWPGVAGAEMDPALPYKGHFNQLTKFKKQYPNVKTLISVGGWAETGGYFGDDGNRVASGGFYSMATNADGSVNQAGIDTFADSSVEFIRKYGFNGVDIDYEYPTTMKDAGNPLDWQLANARRAGLVQGYAALMKSLREKLDRAGAADGKHYLLSVAAPSSGYLLRGMETFQVQKYLDYVNIMSYDLHGAWNEYVGPNASLFDDGKDGELAAAGVYSTSQYGGIGYLNTDWAYHYFRGSMPGGRINIGLPYYTRGFKNVQGGTDGLWGKAPATTCPAGAGLTKCGDGAVGIDNLWHDKDTNGAESPAGSNPMWHAKNLEKGVVGDYVTKYGFPANTALTGTYARKYDSTLAAPWLWNAQKKVFLSTEDEQSVAAKADYVIDKGIGGTMVWELAGDYAYNAAKGQYEMGDTLTDTMYQKFKSASPYGAKKAGATAPPTQAVDIRTEFTEFKLGDSNYPLTPKLKITNNTSATLPGGTEFQFDYGTSAPNNASDQSGFGTTVISSGHTGTNVGGLKGDFQRVSLKLPAWQTLAPGASVDLAFNYYLPVSTPSNWTVKISGTTYALAGDLARGTTTVQPGGGTQPPTTPPTTPPTTPPTTPPTTPPTTPPGGTCTNPAYVAGTVYNSGNLVSHKGRNWKAQWWTQNEEPGTTGEWGVWKDQGAC, from the coding sequence ATGCCATCCCCCACACGTACGAGAGCGATGCTCCTGGCATCCGGCGCAGCGATCGCCGGACTCCTGGTGGGCGGGCTCTCGGCGGGCGTCTCGCACGCGGCCGACAACGAGGGCTGTCGCCCCGACGGGCTATACAAGACCACTGGCGTCGACGTCCCGTACTGCTCGGTCTACGACTCCGAAGGCCGCGAGAAGATGGGCGCCGACCACCAGCGCCGCGTCATCGGATATTTCACCGGCTGGCGCACCGGCAAGGACGGCGCACCCGCCTACCTCGCCAACAACATCCCGTGGTCCAAGGTCACCCACCTGAACTACGCCTTCGCCCACGTGGGCGCCGACAACAAGATCTCCGTCGGCTCGGACGGCGTGAACAACGCCGCCACCGGGATGACCTGGCCCGGCGTCGCCGGCGCCGAGATGGACCCGGCCCTCCCCTACAAGGGCCACTTCAACCAGCTGACGAAGTTCAAGAAGCAGTACCCGAACGTCAAGACGCTGATCTCGGTCGGCGGCTGGGCGGAGACCGGCGGCTACTTCGGTGACGACGGCAACCGGGTCGCCTCCGGCGGCTTCTACTCGATGGCCACGAACGCCGACGGCTCGGTCAACCAGGCCGGCATCGACACCTTCGCCGACTCCTCGGTCGAGTTCATCCGCAAGTACGGCTTCAACGGCGTCGACATCGACTACGAGTACCCGACCACCATGAAGGACGCCGGCAACCCGCTGGACTGGCAGCTGGCCAACGCCCGCCGCGCCGGCCTCGTCCAGGGCTACGCGGCCCTGATGAAGTCCCTGCGCGAGAAGCTCGACCGCGCGGGCGCCGCCGACGGCAAGCACTACCTGCTCTCCGTCGCCGCCCCCTCCTCCGGCTACCTGCTGCGCGGCATGGAGACGTTCCAGGTCCAGAAGTACCTGGACTACGTCAACATCATGTCCTACGACCTGCACGGCGCCTGGAACGAGTACGTCGGCCCCAACGCCTCGCTCTTCGACGACGGCAAGGACGGCGAACTCGCCGCCGCCGGCGTCTACTCCACCTCCCAGTACGGCGGCATCGGCTACCTCAACACCGACTGGGCGTACCACTACTTCCGCGGCTCCATGCCGGGCGGCCGGATCAACATCGGCCTGCCCTACTACACCCGCGGCTTCAAGAACGTGCAGGGCGGCACCGACGGCCTGTGGGGCAAGGCCCCCGCGACCACCTGCCCGGCCGGCGCGGGCCTGACCAAGTGCGGCGACGGCGCGGTCGGCATCGACAACCTGTGGCACGACAAGGACACCAACGGGGCCGAGTCCCCTGCGGGCTCCAACCCGATGTGGCACGCCAAGAACCTGGAGAAGGGCGTCGTAGGCGACTACGTCACCAAGTACGGCTTCCCGGCGAACACCGCGCTGACCGGCACCTACGCCCGCAAGTACGACTCCACCCTGGCGGCGCCGTGGCTGTGGAACGCGCAGAAGAAGGTCTTCCTCTCGACGGAGGACGAGCAGTCGGTGGCCGCCAAGGCCGACTACGTGATCGACAAGGGCATCGGCGGCACGATGGTCTGGGAGCTCGCGGGCGACTACGCGTACAACGCGGCCAAGGGCCAGTACGAGATGGGCGACACGCTCACCGACACGATGTACCAGAAGTTCAAGTCGGCCTCCCCCTACGGCGCGAAGAAGGCGGGCGCCACCGCCCCGCCCACCCAGGCCGTGGACATCAGGACCGAGTTCACCGAGTTCAAGCTGGGCGACTCCAACTACCCGCTCACCCCGAAGCTGAAGATCACCAACAACACCAGCGCCACGCTGCCCGGCGGCACCGAGTTCCAGTTCGACTACGGCACCTCGGCCCCGAACAACGCCTCCGACCAGTCCGGCTTCGGCACGACCGTGATCAGCAGCGGCCACACCGGCACCAACGTCGGCGGCCTGAAGGGCGACTTCCAGCGGGTCTCCCTGAAGCTCCCGGCCTGGCAGACCCTGGCCCCCGGCGCCTCCGTCGACCTGGCGTTCAACTACTACCTGCCGGTGTCCACGCCCTCCAACTGGACGGTGAAGATCTCCGGCACCACGTACGCCCTCGCCGGCGACCTGGCCCGCGGTACGACGACGGTCCAGCCCGGCGGCGGCACCCAGCCCCCGACCACTCCCCCGACCACCCCTCCCACCACCCCGCCGACCACTCCCCCCACGACCCCGCCGACCACGCCTCCGGGCGGGACCTGCACCAACCCGGCGTACGTGGCGGGCACGGTCTACAACAGCGGCAACCTCGTCTCCCACAAGGGCCGCAACTGGAAGGCCCAGTGGTGGACGCAGAACGAAGAGCCCGGCACCACCGGCGAATGGGGTGTCTGGAAGGATCAGGGCGCCTGCTGA
- a CDS encoding RNA polymerase sigma-70 factor, translating into MITHITASDADFEENRPRMFGIAYRMLGSAAEAEDTVQEAYLRWAAADREEIEHPGAWLAKVVTNLCLNTLTSARVRREAYVGPWLPEPVLTADGTLGPLESAEQRDSVSMALLVLLEQLTPVERAVYVLREAFAYSHREIAGLLDLTEANCRQLYRRAAGRVTADRPAAPEPRFAPDPERWQSLVETFMTAARGGDLTRLEGLLTADVRFVSDGGGVVNAALRPILGREKVARFAIGVLKKFAGDLPVSVAEINGVPALLFGETGVLLVEFENGLVSGLSTVLNPEKLEFLQRQLSHS; encoded by the coding sequence GTGATCACACACATCACCGCGTCCGACGCGGACTTCGAGGAAAACCGTCCCCGGATGTTCGGCATCGCCTACCGCATGCTCGGCTCCGCCGCGGAGGCCGAGGACACCGTGCAGGAGGCGTACCTGCGCTGGGCGGCCGCGGACCGCGAGGAGATCGAGCACCCCGGCGCCTGGCTCGCCAAGGTCGTCACGAACCTGTGCCTCAACACCCTCACCTCGGCGCGGGTCCGGCGCGAGGCGTACGTCGGCCCCTGGCTCCCGGAGCCCGTCCTCACCGCGGACGGCACGCTCGGCCCGCTGGAGTCCGCGGAGCAGCGGGACAGCGTGTCCATGGCCCTGCTGGTGCTGCTGGAACAGCTCACGCCGGTGGAACGGGCCGTCTACGTACTGCGCGAGGCCTTCGCCTACAGCCACCGGGAGATCGCCGGACTCCTCGACCTCACCGAGGCCAACTGCCGCCAGCTCTACCGGCGGGCGGCCGGCCGGGTGACCGCGGACCGGCCGGCCGCGCCGGAGCCGCGCTTCGCGCCGGACCCCGAACGGTGGCAGAGCCTCGTGGAAACCTTCATGACGGCAGCGCGCGGCGGGGACCTGACCCGGCTGGAGGGGCTGCTGACGGCCGACGTCCGGTTCGTCTCGGACGGCGGCGGTGTGGTCAACGCGGCGCTGCGGCCGATCCTGGGGCGGGAGAAGGTGGCCCGGTTCGCGATCGGGGTGCTCAAGAAGTTCGCCGGGGACCTGCCGGTCAGCGTCGCGGAGATCAACGGGGTACCCGCGCTGCTCTTCGGCGAGACGGGTGTTCTTCTGGTGGAATTCGAGAACGGGCTGGTCAGCGGGCTCAGCACGGTACTCAACCCGGAGAAGCTGGAATTCCTCCAGCGGCAGCTGTCACATTCCTGA
- a CDS encoding phosphoribosyl-ATP diphosphatase, whose amino-acid sequence MADKTPKTFEELFTELQRKAAEGDPSTSRTAELVHKGVHAIGKKVVEEAAEVWMAAEYEGKEAAAEEISQLLYHVQVMMVARGISLDDVYAHL is encoded by the coding sequence ATGGCTGACAAGACCCCCAAGACCTTCGAGGAGCTCTTCACCGAGCTCCAGCGCAAGGCCGCCGAAGGCGACCCCAGCACCTCCCGCACCGCCGAGCTCGTCCACAAGGGCGTGCACGCCATCGGCAAGAAGGTCGTCGAGGAGGCCGCCGAGGTCTGGATGGCCGCCGAGTACGAGGGCAAGGAAGCCGCCGCCGAGGAGATCTCCCAGCTGCTCTACCACGTCCAGGTGATGATGGTGGCGCGCGGGATCTCCCTCGACGACGTCTACGCGCACCTCTGA
- a CDS encoding bifunctional 3,4-dihydroxy-2-butanone-4-phosphate synthase/GTP cyclohydrolase II, giving the protein MTSLKPVPDIPEETFRLDPVEQAIRDIAAGRPIVVVDDEDRENEGDLVIAAEKATPEIIAFMMSECRGLICAPMEGAELDRLELPQMVQNNTESMKTAFTVSVDASAAHGVSTGISAADRATTLRLLADGVSEPGDFVRPGHVFPLRAKPGGVLVRNGHTEAAVDLARLAGLRPAGAIVEIAGEDGVMLRLPELIPFARKHGLTIISIEDLIAYRRSAEPTVRREAEVSLPTAFGDFTAYGYRSTVDGVEHVALVHGEIGDGSDILVRMHSECLTGDIFASQRCDCGPQLHASMERIKTEGRGIVVYLRGHEGRGIGLLSKLRAYELQERGRDTLDANLELGLPADARDYGAGAQILTDLGVHGVRLMTNNPEKSDALVRHGIAVTSRESMPLEAGEHNLRYLRTKRDRMGHDLPWLDGPVTTSACGNQ; this is encoded by the coding sequence ATGACCAGCCTCAAGCCCGTGCCCGACATCCCCGAAGAGACCTTCCGCCTCGACCCCGTCGAGCAGGCCATCCGCGACATCGCGGCGGGCCGTCCCATCGTCGTCGTCGACGACGAGGACCGCGAGAACGAGGGCGACCTCGTCATCGCCGCCGAGAAGGCCACCCCCGAGATCATCGCGTTCATGATGAGCGAGTGCCGCGGCCTGATCTGCGCCCCCATGGAGGGCGCCGAGCTGGACCGGCTCGAACTCCCCCAGATGGTCCAGAACAACACCGAGTCGATGAAGACCGCCTTCACCGTCTCCGTCGACGCGAGCGCCGCCCACGGCGTCTCCACCGGCATCTCGGCCGCCGACCGCGCCACCACCCTGCGCCTCCTGGCCGACGGGGTCTCCGAGCCCGGTGACTTCGTCCGCCCCGGCCACGTCTTCCCGCTGCGCGCCAAGCCCGGCGGTGTCCTGGTCCGCAACGGCCACACCGAGGCCGCCGTCGACCTCGCCCGCCTCGCGGGCCTGCGCCCGGCCGGTGCCATCGTGGAGATCGCAGGCGAGGACGGCGTCATGCTGCGCCTGCCCGAGCTGATCCCCTTCGCCCGCAAGCACGGCCTGACGATCATCTCCATCGAGGACCTGATCGCCTACCGCCGCTCCGCCGAGCCCACCGTGCGCCGCGAGGCCGAGGTCAGCCTGCCGACCGCCTTCGGCGATTTCACGGCGTACGGCTACCGCTCCACCGTCGACGGCGTCGAGCACGTCGCCCTCGTCCACGGCGAGATCGGCGACGGCTCCGACATCCTCGTCCGGATGCACTCCGAGTGCCTGACCGGCGACATCTTCGCCTCCCAGCGCTGCGACTGCGGCCCCCAGCTGCACGCCTCCATGGAACGCATCAAGACCGAGGGCCGCGGCATCGTCGTCTACCTGCGCGGCCACGAGGGCCGCGGCATCGGACTCCTGTCCAAGCTGCGCGCGTACGAGCTCCAGGAGCGCGGCCGCGACACCCTCGACGCCAACCTGGAACTCGGCCTGCCCGCCGACGCCCGCGACTACGGCGCCGGCGCCCAGATCCTCACCGACCTCGGCGTGCACGGCGTCCGGCTGATGACCAACAACCCCGAGAAGTCCGACGCCCTCGTCCGGCACGGCATCGCGGTCACCAGCCGGGAGTCGATGCCGCTGGAGGCCGGCGAGCACAATCTGCGGTACCTGCGCACGAAGCGGGACCGTATGGGTCACGACCTGCCCTGGCTGGACGGGCCCGTGACCACCTCCGCCTGCGGCAACCAGTAG
- the hisG gene encoding ATP phosphoribosyltransferase, giving the protein MLRIAVPNKGSLSGPASAMLHEAGYRMRKESKELVVVDPENEVEFFYLRPKDIAIYVSSGKLDIGITGRDLLLDSGASAEEILPLNFGRSTFRYATTPGTAKGPEDFSGMTIATSYEGIVAKHLAEKGIDASVVHLDGAVETAIQLGVAQIIADVVETGTSLRNAGLEVIGEPILTSEAVVIRGNGAGADDPQVQQFLRRLQGVLVARSYVMMDYDCRAEHLERAVALTPGLESPTVSPLHNEGWVAVRAMVPAKEAQRIMDDLYELGARAILTTSIHACRL; this is encoded by the coding sequence ATGCTGCGCATCGCCGTCCCCAACAAGGGTTCACTCTCCGGACCGGCGTCGGCGATGCTCCATGAGGCGGGCTACCGGATGCGCAAGGAGTCCAAGGAGCTCGTGGTCGTCGACCCCGAGAACGAGGTGGAGTTCTTCTACCTCCGCCCCAAGGACATCGCGATCTACGTCTCCTCGGGCAAGCTCGACATCGGCATCACCGGCCGCGACCTGCTGCTCGACTCCGGTGCCAGCGCCGAGGAGATCCTGCCGCTGAACTTCGGCCGCTCCACCTTCCGCTACGCCACCACCCCCGGCACGGCGAAGGGTCCCGAGGACTTCAGCGGGATGACGATCGCGACCTCGTACGAGGGAATCGTCGCCAAGCACCTCGCCGAGAAGGGCATCGACGCCTCCGTCGTGCACCTCGACGGCGCGGTCGAGACCGCCATCCAGCTCGGCGTCGCCCAGATCATCGCGGACGTCGTCGAGACCGGCACCAGCCTGCGCAACGCAGGCCTGGAGGTCATCGGCGAGCCGATCCTCACCTCCGAGGCCGTCGTCATCCGCGGCAACGGCGCCGGCGCCGACGACCCGCAGGTCCAGCAGTTCCTGCGCCGCCTGCAGGGCGTCCTGGTGGCCCGCAGCTACGTGATGATGGACTACGACTGCCGCGCCGAGCACCTGGAGCGCGCGGTCGCCCTCACCCCCGGCCTGGAGTCGCCCACCGTCTCCCCGCTGCACAACGAGGGCTGGGTCGCCGTCCGCGCGATGGTCCCCGCCAAGGAAGCGCAGCGGATCATGGACGACCTGTACGAGCTCGGCGCGCGCGCGATCCTCACCACCTCGATCCACGCCTGCCGCCTCTAG
- a CDS encoding riboflavin synthase, with the protein MFTGIVEELGEVTAVEQLEEASRFRLRGPLVTEGAKHGDSIAVNGVCLTVVETADGEFTADVMQETLNRSSLGALTQGSRVNLERPMALGGRLGGHLVQGHVDGTGEIISRTPSEHWEIVKVALPENLSRYVVEKGSITVDGVSLTVVEAAADWFTISLIPTTLALTTLGIKQSGDPVNLEVDVLAKYVERLLAAGVNPLHATGDHR; encoded by the coding sequence GTGTTCACCGGAATCGTCGAAGAACTGGGCGAGGTCACCGCTGTCGAGCAGCTCGAGGAAGCCTCCCGCTTCCGGCTGCGCGGCCCCCTCGTCACCGAAGGCGCCAAGCACGGTGACTCCATTGCGGTCAACGGCGTCTGCCTCACCGTCGTGGAGACCGCGGACGGCGAGTTCACCGCCGACGTCATGCAGGAGACCCTGAACCGCTCCAGCCTCGGCGCCCTGACCCAGGGCTCCCGGGTCAACCTGGAGCGCCCGATGGCCCTCGGCGGACGCCTCGGCGGACACCTGGTCCAAGGGCACGTGGACGGCACCGGTGAGATCATCTCCCGGACCCCCTCCGAGCACTGGGAGATCGTCAAGGTCGCCCTCCCGGAGAACCTCTCCCGCTACGTCGTCGAGAAGGGCTCCATCACGGTCGACGGCGTCAGCCTCACCGTGGTCGAGGCCGCCGCCGACTGGTTCACCATCAGCCTCATCCCCACCACCCTCGCGCTGACCACCCTCGGCATCAAGCAGAGCGGCGACCCGGTCAACCTGGAGGTCGACGTCCTCGCGAAGTACGTCGAGCGCCTCCTGGCCGCCGGCGTGAACCCGCTGCACGCGACGGGGGACCACCGGTGA
- the ribD gene encoding bifunctional diaminohydroxyphosphoribosylaminopyrimidine deaminase/5-amino-6-(5-phosphoribosylamino)uracil reductase RibD: protein MRQEDPVATHAAHAAPDADTRAMRRAIELAARGLGSTSPNPVVGCVITDASGVIVGEGWHERAGGPHAEVHALRAAGEAARGGTAYVTLEPCNHTGRTGPCAQALAGAGITRVVYAVSDPNPQASGGAATLRAAGIDTAAGLLADEAEAGNAAWLTSVRLGRPHVTWKYAATLDGRSAAADGSSRWISSAESRADVHRLRAESDAVLVGGGTLRADDPHLAVRGVEGATQPLRIALDARAELQPAARILDDAGPTLLVVGEDADTRHLTGVELLRLPLHDGRIGVHDLLTRLFRRGVRSLLLEGGPTLAGAFLEGGAVDRVIGYIAPALLGAGPAALADAGIKNISGAQRLDITEAVRIGPDLRITAVPVTAPTATATKEH from the coding sequence ATGAGGCAGGAGGACCCGGTGGCGACACACGCCGCGCACGCAGCACCCGACGCGGACACCCGTGCCATGCGCCGAGCCATCGAGCTCGCGGCCCGCGGACTCGGCTCCACCAGCCCCAACCCGGTCGTCGGCTGCGTCATCACCGACGCCTCCGGCGTGATCGTCGGCGAGGGCTGGCACGAGCGGGCCGGCGGCCCGCACGCCGAGGTCCACGCCCTGCGCGCGGCAGGCGAGGCCGCCCGCGGCGGCACCGCCTACGTCACCCTCGAACCCTGCAACCACACCGGCCGTACGGGGCCCTGCGCCCAGGCCCTCGCAGGCGCCGGGATCACCCGCGTGGTCTACGCCGTCTCCGACCCGAACCCGCAGGCCAGCGGCGGTGCCGCCACCCTGCGCGCGGCCGGGATCGACACCGCGGCAGGGCTCCTCGCGGACGAGGCCGAGGCGGGCAACGCCGCCTGGCTGACCTCCGTACGCCTGGGCCGGCCGCACGTCACCTGGAAGTACGCCGCCACCCTCGACGGCCGCAGCGCCGCCGCGGACGGCAGCAGCCGCTGGATCAGCTCCGCCGAGTCCCGGGCCGACGTCCACCGGCTCCGCGCCGAGAGCGACGCTGTCCTCGTCGGCGGCGGCACCCTGCGCGCCGACGACCCGCACCTCGCCGTCCGCGGAGTGGAAGGCGCCACGCAGCCGCTGCGGATCGCCCTCGACGCCCGCGCCGAGCTCCAGCCGGCCGCCCGCATCCTCGACGACGCCGGGCCCACCCTGCTCGTCGTCGGCGAGGACGCCGACACCCGGCACCTGACCGGCGTCGAACTGCTCCGGCTGCCCCTGCACGACGGCCGCATCGGCGTCCACGACCTCCTCACCCGCCTGTTCCGGCGCGGCGTGCGCTCCCTCCTGCTGGAAGGCGGGCCCACGCTGGCCGGTGCCTTCCTCGAAGGCGGCGCCGTCGACCGCGTCATCGGCTACATCGCCCCGGCCCTGCTCGGCGCCGGACCCGCGGCCCTCGCCGACGCCGGGATCAAGAACATCTCCGGTGCGCAGCGCCTCGACATCACCGAGGCCGTGCGCATCGGCCCCGATCTCCGCATCACCGCAGTCCCCGTCACCGCACCCACCGCCACCGCCACCAAGGAGCACTGA
- a CDS encoding nicotinamide mononucleotide transporter family protein: protein MSALTWLNAEAFTVFGQKVIWSDMIGNLMGLAALALGWRRSIWTWPAQLLSGVILIAAYASAHLAGGVGKQLLVIGVAVFGWRAWRRGRQQAQDGSIAVRTATWKERGLLLAGAALGTLAVGGLFTLFPNLSWSPWADAYIFVGTIVAMVAQARGLVEFWFAWLLVDLVGVPLAFSNGLAFSGLVYVVYFALVLWGAYDWYQRSRTNPAPALEGATA from the coding sequence GTGAGCGCCCTGACCTGGCTCAACGCGGAGGCCTTCACCGTCTTCGGCCAGAAGGTCATCTGGTCCGACATGATCGGCAACCTGATGGGCCTGGCCGCGCTCGCGCTCGGCTGGCGCCGCTCCATCTGGACCTGGCCCGCCCAGCTCCTCTCCGGCGTGATCCTCATCGCCGCCTACGCCTCGGCCCACCTCGCGGGCGGCGTCGGCAAGCAGCTCCTCGTCATCGGCGTGGCCGTCTTCGGCTGGCGCGCCTGGCGGCGCGGTCGGCAGCAGGCCCAGGACGGCTCCATCGCCGTGCGCACCGCCACCTGGAAGGAGCGCGGGCTCCTCCTGGCCGGCGCGGCCCTCGGCACCCTCGCCGTCGGCGGCCTCTTCACGCTCTTCCCGAACCTCTCGTGGAGCCCGTGGGCCGACGCGTACATCTTCGTCGGCACCATCGTCGCGATGGTCGCCCAGGCCCGCGGCCTCGTCGAGTTCTGGTTCGCCTGGCTCCTCGTCGACCTGGTCGGCGTCCCCCTCGCCTTCAGCAACGGACTGGCCTTCTCCGGCCTCGTCTACGTCGTGTACTTCGCCCTCGTGCTGTGGGGCGCCTACGACTGGTACCAGCGTTCCCGCACCAACCCCGCCCCGGCCCTGGAAGGAGCAACGGCATGA
- a CDS encoding hemolysin family protein, producing the protein MTTPLLLLAAAFALILANGFFVAAEFGLVTVERPEAERAAADGDRRARTVVKALRELSFQLSGTQLGITITSLVVGMLAEPALAALLAGPLAATGLPKGAVSGVAVVIGMLLASAVQMVVGELVPKNWAVSRPLQVARFVAGPQHAFSRAFRPVIAGLNAVANRLVRALGVEPTEEMASARTPGELLSLVRHSAQAGALEQDTADLFVRTLSLGELTAQHVMTPRVKVSALMHTATAADVLNLTRATGLSRFPVYRDRIDEITGVVHLKDALAVRESERDRTSVSRICVAPLLVPGSLPVQPLLERLRSEQPMAVVVDEYGGTAGVVTLEDIVEELVGEVRDEHDLAEDETPELAAVAAEDGRPSWEADGSCRVQTLRRIGLEVPEGPYETVAGLVADLLGRIPAPGDRAELPGWKLSVRRVGRNRAERVRLVRLAAVPAAGAYRPASAADGAAVPEPQRAELEGAAR; encoded by the coding sequence ATGACCACCCCGCTACTTCTGCTCGCGGCGGCCTTCGCCCTCATCCTCGCCAACGGTTTCTTCGTGGCCGCCGAGTTCGGCCTCGTCACCGTGGAGCGACCCGAGGCCGAACGCGCCGCAGCCGACGGTGACCGCCGTGCCCGCACGGTGGTCAAGGCCCTACGGGAGCTGTCCTTCCAGCTCTCCGGCACCCAGCTCGGCATCACCATCACCTCCCTCGTGGTCGGCATGCTCGCCGAGCCCGCCCTCGCCGCACTGCTGGCCGGGCCGCTCGCGGCGACCGGCCTGCCGAAGGGAGCCGTCTCCGGCGTCGCCGTCGTCATCGGCATGCTGCTCGCCTCCGCCGTCCAGATGGTCGTCGGCGAGCTCGTCCCGAAGAACTGGGCGGTCTCCCGGCCGCTCCAGGTGGCCCGCTTCGTCGCCGGCCCCCAGCACGCCTTCTCCCGCGCCTTCCGCCCGGTCATCGCCGGGCTCAACGCCGTGGCCAACCGCCTCGTGCGGGCGCTCGGCGTGGAACCGACCGAGGAGATGGCCTCCGCCCGGACCCCCGGCGAGCTGCTCTCCCTGGTCCGCCATTCGGCCCAGGCCGGCGCCCTCGAACAGGACACCGCCGACCTCTTCGTCCGGACCCTGTCGCTGGGCGAGCTCACGGCCCAGCACGTCATGACCCCCCGGGTGAAGGTCAGCGCCCTGATGCACACGGCCACCGCGGCCGACGTGCTCAACCTGACCCGCGCCACGGGCCTGTCCCGCTTCCCGGTCTACCGCGACCGCATCGACGAGATCACCGGCGTCGTCCACCTCAAGGACGCCCTCGCCGTGCGCGAGTCCGAACGCGACCGCACGAGCGTGAGCCGGATCTGCGTCGCCCCGCTGCTGGTGCCCGGCTCCCTGCCGGTGCAGCCGCTGCTGGAACGGCTGCGCAGCGAGCAGCCGATGGCCGTGGTCGTCGACGAGTACGGCGGCACCGCCGGCGTGGTCACGCTGGAGGACATCGTGGAAGAGCTCGTCGGCGAGGTCCGCGACGAGCACGACCTCGCCGAGGACGAGACCCCCGAACTCGCCGCCGTGGCGGCCGAGGACGGCCGCCCCTCCTGGGAGGCCGACGGCAGCTGCCGGGTGCAGACCCTGCGCCGCATAGGCCTGGAAGTGCCCGAAGGCCCGTACGAGACCGTCGCCGGCCTCGTCGCCGACCTGCTCGGCCGGATCCCCGCCCCCGGGGACCGCGCGGAACTCCCCGGCTGGAAGCTGTCCGTCCGCCGGGTCGGCCGCAACCGTGCCGAGCGGGTCCGGCTGGTCCGGCTGGCGGCGGTGCCCGCGGCCGGCGCGTACCGGCCCGCGTCCGCGGCGGACGGCGCGGCCGTGCCCGAACCGCAGCGGGCCGAGCTGGAAGGCGCCGCCCGATGA